A window of Paenibacillus sp. 19GGS1-52 contains these coding sequences:
- a CDS encoding VWA domain-containing protein → MARKGKPFIVLGIIAVAVFALVYFGISITSNLGKSPTEVSSEDAAKQLDKLYKNIKVNTAAQVKGQIDLDPVAVGDSLPDISKFPISVDNTTDTFVEIFSSTEKSGTGNDGWLNEVASDFNNSNTIVDGKSVSVKIRTIASGTATDYIRSGKYVPDAFTPSNELWGEMVKANGTPTELVSKRLVGNVAGVVTNKKKYDELVAKYGSLNVKTITDAIAANELAMGYTDPFASSTGLNFLVTALATFDSTDLLGEQAVQGFEKFQANVPFIASTTLQMRDAAKTGMLDAFVLEYQTYVNAADLKSGYVFTPFGVRHDSPLYALGDLPKEKLEIIKKFAAFAEQDKYQTLAEKKGFNGLNNYVSELEPVDGTLLSAAQKLWKEKKDGNKPIAAVFVADVSGSMAGEPLNRLKESLLKGQKYLGKDNSIGFVSYSNEVTINLPIGKYDTNQQSMFVGAINSLQANGGTATFDGIAVAIKMLQEELVKNPEVKPLIFVLSDGETNEGHSLDDIRGLIENYKIPIYTIGYNANLKALESISSINEAANINADTDDVVYKIGNLLNVQM, encoded by the coding sequence ATGGCCAGAAAAGGTAAACCATTTATTGTCCTAGGAATTATTGCCGTGGCTGTCTTTGCTCTTGTCTATTTTGGCATCAGCATAACCTCAAATTTAGGAAAATCACCAACAGAGGTATCTTCGGAAGATGCGGCTAAACAGCTGGATAAGCTCTACAAAAATATTAAGGTGAACACTGCTGCACAAGTAAAAGGTCAAATTGACCTTGATCCCGTTGCAGTCGGTGATTCATTGCCCGATATCTCCAAATTCCCCATCTCTGTAGACAATACAACGGACACCTTCGTAGAGATTTTCTCTTCCACCGAGAAATCTGGAACCGGAAATGACGGTTGGTTAAATGAAGTGGCGTCAGATTTCAATAATTCCAATACAATAGTGGATGGAAAGTCCGTTTCGGTCAAAATCCGCACGATTGCTTCGGGCACGGCCACCGATTACATAAGGTCCGGCAAATACGTGCCAGATGCTTTTACACCCTCCAACGAGTTATGGGGAGAAATGGTCAAAGCCAATGGAACTCCAACTGAGCTTGTATCCAAACGTCTTGTTGGAAATGTGGCCGGTGTTGTGACCAATAAGAAGAAATATGACGAACTGGTAGCTAAATATGGTTCACTCAATGTCAAGACCATTACGGATGCCATTGCGGCGAACGAGCTGGCTATGGGGTACACTGATCCTTTTGCCAGTTCCACGGGACTGAATTTTCTGGTAACGGCCCTCGCTACATTTGACAGTACTGACCTGCTTGGAGAACAAGCGGTTCAAGGATTCGAGAAATTCCAGGCCAATGTACCCTTTATCGCGTCCACGACTTTACAGATGCGCGATGCGGCGAAGACGGGCATGCTGGATGCTTTTGTGTTGGAATATCAAACCTACGTAAATGCAGCAGACCTAAAGAGCGGTTATGTCTTTACTCCTTTTGGCGTACGGCATGACAGCCCGCTCTACGCTTTGGGAGATTTGCCTAAAGAGAAGCTGGAAATTATCAAAAAGTTTGCAGCATTTGCCGAACAAGACAAATATCAGACCTTAGCTGAGAAAAAAGGATTCAACGGTCTTAATAATTACGTTTCAGAGCTTGAACCCGTTGACGGTACCCTCTTATCCGCTGCGCAGAAGCTGTGGAAAGAGAAGAAAGACGGCAATAAACCGATTGCAGCCGTATTTGTAGCTGATGTATCGGGCAGCATGGCCGGTGAACCGTTAAACCGCTTGAAAGAGTCGCTGTTGAAAGGCCAGAAGTATTTAGGAAAAGACAATAGCATCGGCTTCGTTTCCTATTCCAATGAGGTTACTATTAATCTTCCTATCGGGAAATACGATACGAATCAGCAATCCATGTTTGTCGGGGCGATTAACAGCCTGCAGGCTAACGGTGGCACGGCTACTTTTGACGGTATTGCAGTGGCTATAAAGATGCTGCAGGAGGAACTGGTCAAGAACCCTGAGGTTAAACCCCTGATCTTTGTGTTAAGCGATGGGGAAACGAACGAAGGTCATTCATTGGATGATATCAGAGGCTTGATTGAAAACTACAAAATTCCGATCTACACCATTGGATATAATGCCAACCTCAAGGCCCTTGAGAGCATTTCAAGCATTAATGAGGCTGCGAATATCAATGCGGATACGGACGATGTGGTATACAAAATCGGCAATCTGCTTAATGTGCAAATGTAA
- a CDS encoding toxic anion resistance protein, with protein sequence MSFTMEVPSAEKLKSVIEEQIKPEPEEVSQLKELAINNVSSILDMDIESLDKRKAVLQSIDSFGMGTMRSSSEKNALLQVSVGNLSRVGDEGGQVAKGLTELHLQLKDLDPSAVDFAKNGLLGKFFNPLRSYFAKYQKADTVISDIIISLDKGKTVLKNDNTTLEIEQQTLRELTKKLQKEIQLGILMDQEIEQQIEAAKSRSESEEKVRFITEEVLFPLRQRVMDLQQMLVVNQQGIMAIEVVIRNNKELIRGVDRARNVTVSALKISVTVASALYNQRIVLKKIELLNQTTDSLISGTSRMLKDQGAAIHKQSLETSISADTLKQAFTDVLSALDSISTYKQEALPKMRETINQFRELADNGEQQILRLEKGHQLGL encoded by the coding sequence ATGTCATTCACAATGGAAGTGCCAAGTGCGGAGAAGCTGAAATCGGTGATTGAAGAACAGATTAAACCTGAGCCGGAGGAAGTCAGCCAGCTTAAAGAACTAGCTATAAACAATGTGTCATCGATTCTGGATATGGATATAGAGTCCTTGGACAAGCGAAAAGCGGTGCTGCAATCCATTGACAGCTTCGGTATGGGGACGATGCGCTCCTCTTCGGAGAAGAATGCCCTCCTGCAAGTCTCTGTTGGAAATCTCTCCCGCGTAGGTGACGAAGGCGGCCAAGTGGCTAAGGGATTAACGGAGCTGCATTTGCAACTGAAGGATTTGGACCCGAGTGCTGTTGATTTTGCCAAAAACGGCCTTCTGGGTAAGTTCTTCAATCCCTTGCGCAGTTATTTCGCCAAGTACCAAAAAGCTGATACTGTAATTTCGGATATAATTATTTCACTCGATAAGGGTAAAACCGTCCTGAAGAATGATAATACCACACTGGAAATCGAGCAGCAGACGCTTAGAGAACTCACCAAAAAACTGCAAAAAGAAATCCAGCTGGGTATCCTCATGGACCAAGAGATTGAGCAGCAGATTGAAGCAGCCAAATCACGCAGTGAATCTGAAGAGAAAGTTCGCTTTATTACCGAGGAAGTCCTCTTCCCATTGCGCCAGCGAGTGATGGATCTGCAACAAATGCTAGTGGTGAATCAACAGGGGATCATGGCTATCGAAGTGGTGATTAGAAATAACAAAGAACTGATCCGAGGGGTGGACAGAGCCAGAAATGTTACCGTGTCAGCTCTGAAAATCTCAGTTACAGTAGCCAGCGCCCTTTATAATCAAAGAATTGTTTTAAAAAAAATTGAGCTGCTCAATCAAACCACCGACAGTCTAATCAGTGGCACTTCAAGAATGCTTAAAGATCAAGGCGCAGCAATCCATAAACAATCGCTGGAAACCAGTATTTCAGCAGACACTCTGAAGCAGGCTTTCACGGATGTTTTATCCGCTCTAGACTCCATTAGCACCTACAAACAAGAGGCGCTTCCCAAAATGCGTGAAACGATTAATCAGTTCCGAGAACTGGCCGATAACGGGGAACAGCAGATTTTGCGCCTAGAGAAAGGGCATCAGCTCGGTTTGTGA
- a CDS encoding DMT family transporter, with amino-acid sequence MKYLVSVLMGAMSYGVLSTIVVLAYGEGYQLGEVVGSQLLTGFILSWLLVLYTKLKEKRKLHGSASVSTATSKISPKLTWKQRLLLMLAGAPTVVTGLLYYQSLRYIPASFAIILLFQFTWISVLIQAVSKRQRPSKVMLWTLLVLLGGTLLAAGVMEQGSAPFNFLGILLGLLSAVSYSLFIIFSGKAVPTVHPAYRSAWMVTGGLILLCILFPPYFLFNGLLWGPLLVFGLLLGFFGAFIPPVLFAIGVPHIGEDMAGVLGAAELPVAVLLSSFVLHEQVSELQWLGVGLILLGVIAPELHKVMRLGIRRLGTR; translated from the coding sequence ATGAAATATTTAGTGTCCGTTCTAATGGGAGCAATGAGTTATGGCGTATTATCGACGATAGTCGTGCTGGCATATGGAGAGGGATATCAACTCGGTGAAGTGGTAGGCAGCCAGCTTTTGACCGGATTTATACTCTCTTGGCTACTTGTTCTTTATACTAAGCTTAAAGAGAAGCGTAAGCTGCATGGTTCCGCTAGTGTATCCACCGCTACAAGCAAGATTTCACCTAAGTTAACCTGGAAGCAGAGATTATTGCTAATGTTAGCCGGAGCACCGACAGTCGTAACCGGTCTGCTGTATTATCAATCACTTCGCTACATCCCGGCATCGTTTGCTATCATATTGTTATTTCAATTCACTTGGATCAGCGTGCTTATTCAGGCCGTTAGCAAACGGCAGCGCCCAAGTAAAGTTATGCTCTGGACACTGCTTGTATTGCTGGGCGGAACTTTACTCGCTGCAGGAGTTATGGAGCAAGGGTCTGCACCATTCAATTTCCTCGGGATTCTGCTGGGTCTTCTTTCTGCCGTTAGTTATTCCTTGTTCATTATTTTTAGCGGCAAAGCCGTACCCACCGTGCACCCGGCGTACCGCAGTGCCTGGATGGTTACAGGTGGTTTGATTCTGTTATGCATTTTATTCCCACCTTATTTTCTGTTTAATGGCTTGTTGTGGGGGCCGCTGCTCGTATTCGGATTACTGCTCGGTTTCTTCGGAGCGTTCATCCCACCTGTGTTATTCGCTATAGGCGTCCCTCATATCGGTGAAGACATGGCGGGTGTTTTGGGAGCTGCTGAACTTCCGGTTGCCGTGCTGCTGTCTTCGTTCGTCTTGCATGAACAGGTAAGTGAGCTGCAGTGGCTGGGAGTTGGACTAATCTTGCTGGGAGTCATCGCACCAGAGCTGCATAAGGTAATGAGACTGGGCATCAGACGTCTGGGTACCAGGTAA
- a CDS encoding IS1182 family transposase, whose amino-acid sequence MYIQYTMDQLCLPMDLEDDIPEHHLVRIVNAAVNRLDDGIFDAAYPGGGRDSYHPKMLTKVIIYAYTQRIYSSRQIAKSIRENIPFMWLAGRQRPDFRTLNRFRSQRMKNVLETVFTAVLQFLADEKYVSLEHYFVDGTKIEANANRYTFVWGKAVSKHKVKLQDKVQALFADIETAEEQEEQENSGKDLAELGTDSEVSSVKLEQVVQKLEAQLAQKPKDKPLKKAVRTLRKDWLPRLLKYEQYQKLLGDRNSFSKTDPDATFMRMKEDHMRNGQLKPGYNVQIGTENQFILAYSLHQRPTDTRCLEPHMEKAQQILGKLPNTVIADAGYGSEENYAYLEKKEIQAVVKYGSYHKEKSKAWKANVGKIENWTYDAAEDNWTCPAGEMLHFRRESKEISQSGYEIHKRHYRSQSCEGCPLKERCTKAAGDREVVVSMERLRYQKQAREILRSEEGYALAVRRMTEPESVFGQLKNNRGFRRFLLRGMEKVTLEVGWLSLAHNLLKRAAIDQKHRAAHLQ is encoded by the coding sequence TTGTACATTCAATATACCATGGACCAACTTTGCTTGCCAATGGATTTAGAGGACGACATTCCAGAACATCACCTCGTTCGTATCGTCAATGCCGCCGTTAACCGGCTGGACGACGGCATTTTTGACGCGGCCTACCCAGGTGGTGGCCGTGACAGCTACCATCCTAAAATGCTGACCAAAGTCATTATTTACGCCTACACGCAGCGCATCTATTCCTCTCGCCAAATCGCCAAATCCATTCGGGAGAACATCCCCTTCATGTGGCTCGCCGGTCGGCAGCGGCCAGACTTTCGGACGTTGAATCGATTTCGTTCCCAGCGGATGAAGAACGTTCTCGAAACCGTATTTACCGCCGTGCTTCAGTTTCTGGCTGACGAAAAATACGTTTCCCTAGAGCATTACTTTGTGGACGGAACCAAAATCGAGGCGAACGCCAATCGCTACACGTTTGTTTGGGGGAAAGCCGTCAGTAAACACAAAGTCAAACTGCAAGATAAGGTGCAGGCCCTGTTCGCTGACATTGAAACGGCAGAAGAACAGGAAGAACAAGAGAATTCAGGCAAAGACCTGGCTGAACTCGGCACAGATTCCGAAGTGAGCAGCGTGAAACTTGAACAGGTGGTGCAAAAGCTCGAAGCTCAGCTGGCCCAAAAACCGAAAGACAAGCCCTTAAAAAAAGCTGTTCGGACGCTGCGCAAGGATTGGCTTCCCCGACTGCTGAAGTACGAACAATACCAAAAGCTCCTTGGTGACCGGAACAGTTTCAGTAAGACAGATCCAGATGCAACGTTTATGCGGATGAAAGAAGACCACATGCGAAATGGCCAGCTGAAACCGGGATACAATGTGCAAATCGGGACCGAAAACCAATTTATTTTAGCCTACAGTTTACACCAAAGACCGACCGACACCCGCTGTTTAGAGCCGCATATGGAAAAAGCGCAGCAGATCCTCGGAAAACTGCCCAATACAGTCATTGCGGATGCAGGCTACGGCAGCGAAGAAAACTACGCCTATCTGGAAAAGAAAGAGATTCAGGCGGTGGTGAAGTACGGCAGCTACCACAAGGAAAAGAGCAAAGCCTGGAAAGCGAATGTTGGTAAAATCGAGAACTGGACATACGATGCAGCCGAGGATAACTGGACGTGCCCCGCCGGGGAAATGCTGCATTTCCGCAGAGAAAGCAAGGAAATCTCACAGAGTGGATATGAAATTCACAAACGTCATTACCGAAGTCAGAGCTGCGAGGGCTGTCCGTTGAAGGAACGCTGCACGAAGGCAGCTGGAGATCGGGAAGTGGTTGTTAGTATGGAACGACTGCGTTACCAAAAGCAGGCTCGGGAGATCTTGCGAAGTGAGGAAGGTTACGCCCTGGCCGTACGCCGAATGACGGAACCGGAAAGTGTATTTGGACAACTGAAAAATAACCGGGGCTTCCGGCGCTTTCTGCTTCGCGGCATGGAAAAAGTGACGCTTGAGGTCGGGTGGCTTTCGCTTGCCCACAATTTACTGAAGCGAGCAGCCATAGACCAAAAACATAGAGCAGCACACCTCCAATAA